One part of the Polyangiaceae bacterium genome encodes these proteins:
- a CDS encoding class I SAM-dependent RNA methyltransferase, protein MERLVNGELVQVDVSALNDDGLGEGRVAGAAAVIGNGLPGERGEALVVHRGQNKSVLRLFELKGSAHSARVAAECPRWTPASPCRLMHTSGEFQLEFKRDLVRRALQAQGQGANVAPTVSAGKQTGWRSRVIYLARQHRGQALLGAYRRGSHQVQGMLDCLLPEPALLSLSEALVAILQEFRALLPHATAALDPGCGEPLELNQLRANLGRPVSPTTRGSDGELHYVTLRANAAGDCMVCFLGDLTPDTGRELAKRCLKAGATSVFVGASGPGDAVFGAEAPTWVAGAKSLLDEVDGLSFELLPRTFFQVHRSAAARLQRDALAHVVGERVLDVFSGVGALALRAAQSGRRVTAIESVPEARALALSNAERNGLELELVGSEADQALQTLLDAERAFDTVFVNPPRKGLGPGVAPRLLELAPERIVYVSCNPKSLARDLSALGQSYRLTSVTPYDLFPASEHVETLAVLERA, encoded by the coding sequence GTGGAGCGGCTCGTCAACGGAGAGTTGGTGCAGGTAGACGTCAGCGCGTTGAACGACGATGGCTTAGGAGAGGGCCGCGTCGCAGGCGCTGCAGCCGTGATCGGCAACGGGCTACCAGGGGAACGGGGCGAAGCCCTCGTGGTGCACCGGGGACAAAACAAAAGCGTACTGCGCTTGTTCGAGCTCAAAGGCTCAGCTCACTCCGCACGCGTTGCAGCCGAATGTCCACGCTGGACACCCGCTAGCCCATGTCGACTGATGCATACGAGCGGGGAGTTTCAGCTCGAGTTCAAGCGCGACCTAGTCCGGCGCGCACTCCAAGCCCAAGGCCAGGGCGCCAACGTCGCCCCGACTGTATCCGCGGGAAAACAAACGGGGTGGCGCTCCCGGGTGATCTACCTCGCTCGGCAACACCGGGGTCAGGCGCTCCTTGGAGCGTACCGGCGCGGCTCCCACCAGGTTCAGGGCATGCTCGACTGCCTGCTCCCGGAGCCTGCGTTGCTGAGCCTGAGCGAGGCGCTGGTGGCCATCTTGCAGGAGTTCCGTGCCTTACTCCCCCACGCGACTGCGGCGCTCGACCCCGGCTGCGGTGAACCGCTAGAGCTGAATCAGCTGCGAGCCAACCTGGGCCGACCGGTTTCTCCCACCACTCGTGGCAGCGACGGTGAGCTGCACTATGTCACGCTGCGGGCCAACGCGGCCGGCGATTGCATGGTTTGCTTCCTCGGGGATTTAACCCCGGACACCGGGCGTGAGCTTGCGAAGCGCTGCTTGAAAGCTGGCGCTACGAGCGTCTTCGTCGGCGCGAGCGGCCCCGGAGACGCGGTGTTTGGCGCAGAGGCCCCCACCTGGGTGGCCGGTGCGAAGTCGCTACTCGACGAGGTCGACGGGCTCTCATTCGAGCTCCTGCCCCGCACCTTCTTTCAGGTGCACCGCAGCGCCGCCGCGCGACTCCAACGTGACGCGCTGGCTCATGTGGTGGGCGAACGCGTGCTCGACGTGTTCTCCGGTGTTGGCGCTCTCGCGTTGAGGGCCGCGCAAAGCGGCCGCCGAGTCACCGCCATCGAGTCGGTCCCCGAGGCGCGCGCGCTGGCGCTGAGCAACGCCGAGCGAAACGGCCTCGAGCTAGAACTAGTCGGCAGCGAAGCCGACCAAGCACTGCAGACGCTGCTCGACGCGGAGCGCGCCTTCGACACTGTATTCGTGAACCCCCCTCGCAAGGGGCTCGGTCCAGGCGTCGCACCGCGGCTGCTCGAGTTAGCTCCCGAGCGCATCGTCTACGTCTCCTGCAACCCGAAGAGCCTGGCGCGCGATCTGAGCGCGCTCGGCCAAAGCTACCGCCTCACCAGCGTAACCCCATACGATCTCTTCCCGGCGTCCGAGCACGTGGAGACCCTCGCCGTGCTGGAACGCGCGTGA
- the sfsA gene encoding DNA/RNA nuclease SfsA, which yields MKLPPLHRGHLLKRYKRFLADVELEGGEVITAHCANPGAMTGLAVPGSEVFLSRSDDPKRKLPYSWELCRVGRGLVCVNTARANPIAHEALLASRVAELAGFLECRREVSIGESRIDFRLEFSEGPCWVEVKNVTLDRGGGTSAFPDSVTKRGARHLRELRDLKRRGERAVLLFCSSRSDTRRVIPARDIDPAYADALLEAHTAGVEIIAYAARVTQRELCLTNRVPVELE from the coding sequence GTGAAGCTACCGCCGCTCCACCGGGGCCACTTGCTGAAACGCTACAAACGTTTCCTTGCGGATGTAGAACTCGAAGGCGGTGAGGTGATCACGGCACACTGTGCGAACCCTGGCGCGATGACTGGCTTGGCGGTACCTGGCAGCGAAGTCTTCCTTTCAAGGAGCGACGATCCAAAACGCAAGCTACCCTACAGCTGGGAGCTCTGCCGTGTGGGCCGCGGACTCGTGTGTGTGAACACGGCTCGGGCGAACCCGATCGCTCACGAGGCGCTGCTCGCGTCGCGAGTCGCGGAGCTAGCGGGCTTTCTCGAGTGCCGCCGGGAAGTGAGCATCGGGGAGAGCCGCATCGACTTCCGGCTGGAGTTCTCGGAAGGTCCCTGCTGGGTCGAGGTCAAGAACGTCACCCTGGATCGCGGCGGGGGCACCAGTGCTTTCCCGGACTCAGTCACCAAGCGCGGCGCGCGCCACCTGCGAGAGCTCCGTGATCTCAAGCGCCGTGGGGAACGAGCCGTGCTGCTCTTCTGCAGTAGCCGCAGCGACACCCGCCGTGTGATCCCCGCACGCGATATCGACCCGGCCTACGCGGATGCGCTACTCGAGGCGCACACAGCCGGTGTGGAAATCATCGCCTACGCCGCGCGGGTCACCCAGCGCGAGCTTTGCCTCACCAACCGCGTCCCCGTCGAGCTCGAGTAG
- a CDS encoding 1-acyl-sn-glycerol-3-phosphate acyltransferase — MASWSEEDLAAFAPWERRMLRFADAFQGDQKWVSELWISTFMRSMLWFSGGRRYRVEGEDVLASFGPEDRVLLVANHRSFFDFFVVTFINVTRSRLGRRAFFPVRSSFFYEHALGGVVNLLMSGMMMYPPVFRDRKHLRFNLLALRRLVEELQVPGTVVGIHPEGTRGKGPDPYELLPVQFGVGRVALEAKGARVIPIFIVGMSSNLALETLRNWLSPEAFPIDIEYGPDIELDDLRAKAAGSRRAKVNAERDAAERCMSAIRELGARVRARRGSPVTVSDATQSAAE; from the coding sequence ATGGCGAGTTGGTCCGAAGAAGATCTCGCGGCGTTTGCGCCCTGGGAGCGACGCATGCTGCGTTTCGCCGACGCGTTCCAAGGCGATCAGAAGTGGGTCAGTGAGCTTTGGATCTCGACCTTCATGCGCTCGATGCTGTGGTTCTCGGGGGGGCGTCGCTACCGCGTGGAGGGAGAGGACGTGCTCGCGAGTTTCGGTCCAGAGGACCGCGTGCTGTTGGTTGCCAACCACCGTTCCTTCTTCGACTTCTTTGTTGTGACGTTCATCAACGTCACTCGTTCTCGTCTCGGGCGGCGCGCGTTCTTCCCCGTTCGCAGTAGCTTCTTCTACGAGCACGCGCTGGGTGGCGTGGTGAACCTGCTGATGAGCGGGATGATGATGTATCCCCCGGTGTTCCGTGATCGAAAGCATTTGCGGTTCAACCTGCTCGCGCTGCGAAGGCTCGTGGAGGAGCTTCAAGTCCCGGGGACCGTGGTGGGGATCCATCCCGAGGGGACGCGAGGCAAGGGTCCTGATCCTTATGAGCTCTTGCCGGTGCAGTTCGGCGTTGGCCGCGTCGCCCTGGAAGCCAAGGGCGCTCGTGTGATCCCCATCTTCATCGTCGGTATGTCGAGCAACCTCGCCCTCGAGACCTTGCGCAACTGGCTGTCGCCGGAGGCGTTTCCCATCGACATCGAGTACGGCCCTGACATCGAGCTCGACGATCTGCGGGCGAAGGCCGCCGGTTCACGTCGCGCCAAGGTCAACGCTGAACGAGACGCCGCTGAGCGCTGCATGTCAGCAATCCGAGAGCTCGGAGCTCGGGTGAGAGCGCGGCGGGGGTCCCCCGTGACGGTCTCTGATGCCACTCAGAGTGCCGCGGAGTAG
- a CDS encoding TetR family transcriptional regulator C-terminal domain-containing protein — protein MEHDAPENTQRPKTRGVPESRASRPRAQAILNATAKLIADRGVAETTVSEVGRAMNMRKSVVHYYFENKQALVNAVQALAERKLLTRVQAALEPADAHKPRDFRSFLRPFFRAAQGDNEDFAMRLQFWAESRRESDVQTGVGETRNRLRDTLEAAVVESRAVSADETATIASLVMAVTDGLALAELLDGDRAKASEAYELLLKLLELGAQESRVSVDKPSSSMRAATITA, from the coding sequence ATGGAGCACGACGCACCTGAAAACACCCAACGCCCCAAGACCCGCGGCGTCCCCGAGAGCCGAGCTTCGCGCCCCCGCGCTCAGGCCATTCTCAACGCCACCGCCAAGCTGATCGCCGACCGTGGCGTAGCTGAGACGACCGTCTCCGAGGTCGGTCGCGCGATGAACATGCGCAAGAGTGTCGTTCACTACTACTTCGAGAATAAGCAAGCGCTAGTGAACGCCGTGCAAGCCTTGGCCGAGCGCAAGTTGCTGACGCGAGTACAGGCAGCCCTCGAGCCGGCGGACGCGCACAAGCCGCGTGATTTCCGAAGCTTCCTGCGCCCGTTCTTCCGCGCCGCGCAGGGGGACAATGAGGACTTCGCGATGCGCCTGCAGTTCTGGGCCGAGTCTCGCCGCGAGAGCGACGTCCAGACCGGTGTGGGCGAGACCCGCAACCGTCTGCGCGACACCCTCGAAGCAGCAGTCGTGGAATCTCGTGCAGTTAGCGCTGATGAGACGGCGACCATTGCCTCCCTGGTCATGGCGGTCACCGACGGCCTGGCGCTTGCGGAGCTGCTCGACGGCGACCGCGCGAAGGCCAGCGAAGCCTACGAGCTGCTGCTGAAGCTGCTCGAGCTTGGCGCCCAAGAATCGCGCGTTTCCGTGGACAAGCCTTCGTCTTCGATGCGCGCCGCGACCATCACTGCGTGA